Proteins encoded in a region of the Oscarella lobularis chromosome 5, ooOscLobu1.1, whole genome shotgun sequence genome:
- the LOC136187301 gene encoding ankyrin repeat domain-containing protein 27-like isoform X3: MNDDIEYNPFFKALQTTFEAIYIKAQADCCTICIPQTSSLPRSRNFDSKFVELHVLRPSPYFKGRYVTKRKGKDVEFEIEDGRIHAISGFSGSFKSAILSEELGYNKSYEQFKILLIDRTLDPDLQSCNHADEGSPTVWKLEQPKSAECIQLLKSHASLQKVVHNLWKMITTFNRSYVIVEGYLDQAASKLESFCLQAVQEARAALQSNHSTIDKRGETMIQVAIESLLMGGVHDKMFHFVKNAHRKLDEDLLARCRRFHGITAKDLSVAEHLCRPTPEAVVELASLDGHTNPLDKVICMKQCLELISEAAKTGADVLLGSEGIPSLASDDLIPLLVVVIIQAKCNYLPSNLYYVENFHWSTSSKADLGYTLVTFQAAVQFILKTDLSPLIMEQTEEVEVSLQENSVSLGVEPQGPVQQESKKKKETSTQKGAAKAENTGTYSALEQLPASIKVLPYKGQPNVISRTPPPAQGLGGIVGRLQGRRWEERASGKLS, encoded by the exons ATGAACGACGACATCGAGTACAATCCCTTTTTCAAGGCACTCCAG ACAACGTTTGAGGCCATTTATATCAAGGCTCAGGCGGATTGCTGTACGATTTGCATCCCGCAAACGTCTTCTCTGCCTCGATCGCGCAATTTCGATTCGAAGTTTGTCG AGCTCCACGTGCTGCGTCCTTCTCCCTATTTCAAAGG acGATACGTCACTAAACGTAAAGGAAAGGATGTGGAATTCGAAATTGAAGATGGAAGGATTCACGCAATTTCGG GTTTTTCGGGTTCTTTCAAAAGTGCGATACTGAGCGAAGAGTTGGGATACAATAAG TCCTATGAACAATTCAAAATCCTCCTCATCGATAGAACACTAGACCCTGATTTGCAG TCATGCAACCACGCTGATGAAGGGAGTCCCACGGTTTGGAAACTAGAACAGCCAAAATCAGCCGA aTGCATTCAACTTCTCAAGTCACACGCGTCTTTGCAAAAG gtcgTGCACAACTTGTGGAAGATGATAACGACGTTCAATCGAAGttacgtcatcgtcgaaggATACCTGGATCAAGCTGCGTCCAAATTGGAATCGTTTTGTCTTCAAGCCGTTCAG GAGGCGCGCGCTGCACTTCAGTCCAATCATTCGACTATAGATAAGAGAGGGGAAACGATGATACAAGTGGCCATTGAAAG TCTTCTAATGGGCGGTGTCCACGACAAGATGTTTCATTTTGTGAAGAACGCTCATCGAAAACTGGATGAG GATTTGCTtgctcgttgtcgtcgatttcatGGGATCACCGCTAAAGATTTGAGCGTTGCCGAGCATTTGTGCCGTCCCACCCCAGAAGCA GTCGTAGAACTAGCTTCTCTAGATGGGCACACCAATCCGCTTGACAAAGTGATATGCATGAAACAGTGCCTG GAGCTTATTAGTGAAGCTGCCAAGACTGGAGCAGACGTATTGTTAGGAAGTGAAG GAATTCCGTCGCTCGCTTCTGACGATCTCATTCCCTTGCTG GTTGTAGTCATCATCCAGGCCAAGTGCA ACTACTTGCCAAGTAATCTTTACTACGTAGAAAATTTTCATTGGTCCACGTCAAGCAAGGCAGACTTGGG GTACACGCTTGTCACTTTTCAAGCGGCGGTgcaatttattttgaaaacCGATCTTTCTCCTCTCATTATGGAGCAAACGGAAGAAGTC GAAGTATCATTACAAGAGAATTCGGTGTCCCTAGGCGTCGAGCCGCAAGGACCAGTTCAACAAGAgtccaaaaagaaaaaagagacgagTACACAGAAAGGCGCGGCAAAGGCGGAAAATACC GGTACCTATTCCGCTTTGGAGCAGCTACCGGCTTCTATCAAAGTACTGCCATATAAAGGGCAACCCAACGTCATAAGCCGAACACCGCCGCCTGCGCAGGGACTGGG AGGAATTGTTGGACGACTGCAGGGTAGACGTTGGGAAGAACGAGCTTCAGGCAAACTATCCTGA
- the LOC136187301 gene encoding ankyrin repeat domain-containing protein 27-like isoform X1: MNDDIEYNPFFKALQTTFEAIYIKAQADCCTICIPQTSSLPRSRNFDSKFVELHVLRPSPYFKGRYVTKRKGKDVEFEIEDGRIHAISGFSGSFKSAILSEELGYNKSYEQFKILLIDRTLDPDLQSCNHADEGSPTVWKLEQPKSAECIQLLKSHASLQKVVHNLWKMITTFNRSYVIVEGYLDQAASKLESFCLQAVQEARAALQSNHSTIDKRGETMIQVAIESLLMGGVHDKMFHFVKNAHRKLDEDLLARCRRFHGITAKDLSVAEHLCRPTPEAVVELASLDGHTNPLDKVICMKQCLELISEAAKTGADVLLGSEGIPSLASDDLIPLLVVVIIQAKCNYLPSNLYYVENFHWSTSSKADLGYTLVTFQAAVQFILKTDLSPLIMEQTEEVEVSLQENSVSLGVEPQGPVQQESKKKKETSTQKGAAKAENTGTYSALEQLPASIKVLPYKGQPNVISRTPPPAQGLGGIVGRLQGRRWEERASVKLNYPRKRIADL, encoded by the exons ATGAACGACGACATCGAGTACAATCCCTTTTTCAAGGCACTCCAG ACAACGTTTGAGGCCATTTATATCAAGGCTCAGGCGGATTGCTGTACGATTTGCATCCCGCAAACGTCTTCTCTGCCTCGATCGCGCAATTTCGATTCGAAGTTTGTCG AGCTCCACGTGCTGCGTCCTTCTCCCTATTTCAAAGG acGATACGTCACTAAACGTAAAGGAAAGGATGTGGAATTCGAAATTGAAGATGGAAGGATTCACGCAATTTCGG GTTTTTCGGGTTCTTTCAAAAGTGCGATACTGAGCGAAGAGTTGGGATACAATAAG TCCTATGAACAATTCAAAATCCTCCTCATCGATAGAACACTAGACCCTGATTTGCAG TCATGCAACCACGCTGATGAAGGGAGTCCCACGGTTTGGAAACTAGAACAGCCAAAATCAGCCGA aTGCATTCAACTTCTCAAGTCACACGCGTCTTTGCAAAAG gtcgTGCACAACTTGTGGAAGATGATAACGACGTTCAATCGAAGttacgtcatcgtcgaaggATACCTGGATCAAGCTGCGTCCAAATTGGAATCGTTTTGTCTTCAAGCCGTTCAG GAGGCGCGCGCTGCACTTCAGTCCAATCATTCGACTATAGATAAGAGAGGGGAAACGATGATACAAGTGGCCATTGAAAG TCTTCTAATGGGCGGTGTCCACGACAAGATGTTTCATTTTGTGAAGAACGCTCATCGAAAACTGGATGAG GATTTGCTtgctcgttgtcgtcgatttcatGGGATCACCGCTAAAGATTTGAGCGTTGCCGAGCATTTGTGCCGTCCCACCCCAGAAGCA GTCGTAGAACTAGCTTCTCTAGATGGGCACACCAATCCGCTTGACAAAGTGATATGCATGAAACAGTGCCTG GAGCTTATTAGTGAAGCTGCCAAGACTGGAGCAGACGTATTGTTAGGAAGTGAAG GAATTCCGTCGCTCGCTTCTGACGATCTCATTCCCTTGCTG GTTGTAGTCATCATCCAGGCCAAGTGCA ACTACTTGCCAAGTAATCTTTACTACGTAGAAAATTTTCATTGGTCCACGTCAAGCAAGGCAGACTTGGG GTACACGCTTGTCACTTTTCAAGCGGCGGTgcaatttattttgaaaacCGATCTTTCTCCTCTCATTATGGAGCAAACGGAAGAAGTC GAAGTATCATTACAAGAGAATTCGGTGTCCCTAGGCGTCGAGCCGCAAGGACCAGTTCAACAAGAgtccaaaaagaaaaaagagacgagTACACAGAAAGGCGCGGCAAAGGCGGAAAATACC GGTACCTATTCCGCTTTGGAGCAGCTACCGGCTTCTATCAAAGTACTGCCATATAAAGGGCAACCCAACGTCATAAGCCGAACACCGCCGCCTGCGCAGGGACTGGG AGGAATTGTTGGACGACTGCAGGGTAGACGTTGGGAAGAACGAGCTTCAG TGAAGCTAAATTATCCTAGAAAGAGAATTGCCGATTTATGA
- the LOC136187301 gene encoding ankyrin repeat domain-containing protein 27-like isoform X2 — translation MNDDIEYNPFFKALQTTFEAIYIKAQADCCTICIPQTSSLPRSRNFDSKFVELHVLRPSPYFKGRYVTKRKGKDVEFEIEDGRIHAISGFSGSFKSAILSEELGYNKSYEQFKILLIDRTLDPDLQSCNHADEGSPTVWKLEQPKSAECIQLLKSHASLQKVVHNLWKMITTFNRSYVIVEGYLDQAASKLESFCLQAVQEARAALQSNHSTIDKRGETMIQVAIESLLMGGVHDKMFHFVKNAHRKLDEDLLARCRRFHGITAKDLSVAEHLCRPTPEAVVELASLDGHTNPLDKVICMKQCLELISEAAKTGADVLLGSEGIPSLASDDLIPLLVVVIIQAKCNYLPSNLYYVENFHWSTSSKADLGYTLVTFQAAVQFILKTDLSPLIMEQTEEEVSLQENSVSLGVEPQGPVQQESKKKKETSTQKGAAKAENTGTYSALEQLPASIKVLPYKGQPNVISRTPPPAQGLGGIVGRLQGRRWEERASVKLNYPRKRIADL, via the exons ATGAACGACGACATCGAGTACAATCCCTTTTTCAAGGCACTCCAG ACAACGTTTGAGGCCATTTATATCAAGGCTCAGGCGGATTGCTGTACGATTTGCATCCCGCAAACGTCTTCTCTGCCTCGATCGCGCAATTTCGATTCGAAGTTTGTCG AGCTCCACGTGCTGCGTCCTTCTCCCTATTTCAAAGG acGATACGTCACTAAACGTAAAGGAAAGGATGTGGAATTCGAAATTGAAGATGGAAGGATTCACGCAATTTCGG GTTTTTCGGGTTCTTTCAAAAGTGCGATACTGAGCGAAGAGTTGGGATACAATAAG TCCTATGAACAATTCAAAATCCTCCTCATCGATAGAACACTAGACCCTGATTTGCAG TCATGCAACCACGCTGATGAAGGGAGTCCCACGGTTTGGAAACTAGAACAGCCAAAATCAGCCGA aTGCATTCAACTTCTCAAGTCACACGCGTCTTTGCAAAAG gtcgTGCACAACTTGTGGAAGATGATAACGACGTTCAATCGAAGttacgtcatcgtcgaaggATACCTGGATCAAGCTGCGTCCAAATTGGAATCGTTTTGTCTTCAAGCCGTTCAG GAGGCGCGCGCTGCACTTCAGTCCAATCATTCGACTATAGATAAGAGAGGGGAAACGATGATACAAGTGGCCATTGAAAG TCTTCTAATGGGCGGTGTCCACGACAAGATGTTTCATTTTGTGAAGAACGCTCATCGAAAACTGGATGAG GATTTGCTtgctcgttgtcgtcgatttcatGGGATCACCGCTAAAGATTTGAGCGTTGCCGAGCATTTGTGCCGTCCCACCCCAGAAGCA GTCGTAGAACTAGCTTCTCTAGATGGGCACACCAATCCGCTTGACAAAGTGATATGCATGAAACAGTGCCTG GAGCTTATTAGTGAAGCTGCCAAGACTGGAGCAGACGTATTGTTAGGAAGTGAAG GAATTCCGTCGCTCGCTTCTGACGATCTCATTCCCTTGCTG GTTGTAGTCATCATCCAGGCCAAGTGCA ACTACTTGCCAAGTAATCTTTACTACGTAGAAAATTTTCATTGGTCCACGTCAAGCAAGGCAGACTTGGG GTACACGCTTGTCACTTTTCAAGCGGCGGTgcaatttattttgaaaacCGATCTTTCTCCTCTCATTATGGAGCAAACGGAAGAA GAAGTATCATTACAAGAGAATTCGGTGTCCCTAGGCGTCGAGCCGCAAGGACCAGTTCAACAAGAgtccaaaaagaaaaaagagacgagTACACAGAAAGGCGCGGCAAAGGCGGAAAATACC GGTACCTATTCCGCTTTGGAGCAGCTACCGGCTTCTATCAAAGTACTGCCATATAAAGGGCAACCCAACGTCATAAGCCGAACACCGCCGCCTGCGCAGGGACTGGG AGGAATTGTTGGACGACTGCAGGGTAGACGTTGGGAAGAACGAGCTTCAG TGAAGCTAAATTATCCTAGAAAGAGAATTGCCGATTTATGA
- the LOC136187300 gene encoding putative transporter svop-1 isoform X1, with translation MNEGKPLGKDAGDDVFTVDEAIEACGFGWFQVRLSVFAGLIWVVDAMEIMLLAVLGPAARCEYNLTAVEEGLITTSVFIGNFLGAGVWGALMDRYGRKKGLFVVCIFVCTMGLLSAFSFSYWYLLLTRGLIGFGISGGAQAVTFYSEFLPAKQRAYCLLLIQVFFAMGTLFEVILALVVMVYANLGWHYLLGFTTVPLFLDLFAFWLVPESARFYVASGEMKKARAVLEKVARTNKKSLPPGRLVSDKERTREWLVTASTSKGNPKKKMTANGAYIGGDLDGIAGGDLSDDYDDYDDSEKIRLISKPKEEEDYKKSRGNLKDLFASRELKITTCLLWFIWFGAAFGYYGIVLLTTEMLEIIKDLTARNLTDGTFMPCHDFSLASNMTNETKCSPLVTEDYLHMLWTTSAELPGILLTAFIIERIGRKKTMAAEFAGCIIGFFLMYICPVDKYLLMFFVFLVRGLVTGAFQAAYVYTPEVYPTSMRAIGLGMCSTVARLGSMSTPFIAQVLTRKSLRGTEGTYAGVFFLAGICSLLLPIETKGKRMKDVVKINRKT, from the exons ATGAATGAAGGAAAACCGCTAGGAAAAG acgccggcgacgatgtTTTCACAGTCGACGAGGCGATCGAAGCGTGCGGATTCGGCTGGTTTCAAGTCCGCTTGTCTGTCTTTGCAGGTCTCATATGG GTTGTTGATGCGATGGAAATTATGCTGCTCGCTGTTCTGGGTCCAGCTGCTCGCTGCGAGTATAACCTAACTGCGGTGGAGGAAGGACTTATTACAACT TCTGTTTTTATCGGAAATTTCCTTGGTGCCGGAGTATGGGGAGCTCTAATGGATAGATACGGTCGAAAAAAG GGCTTATTTGTTGTTTGCATATTTGTTTGCACGATGGGGCTTCTGAGTGCCTTCTCGTTCAGTTATTGGTATTTGCTACTCACACGCGGTCTCATCGGCTTCGGCATATCAGGAGGTGCCCAGGC AGTTACATTCTATTCCGAATTTCTACCAGCAAAGCAAAGGGCCTATTGCCTCTTACTAATTCAG GTCTTTTTTGCTATGGGAACGCTGTTTGAAGTCATCCTTGCTCTGGTCGTTATGGTTTACGCCAACCTAGGCTGGCACTATTTGCTTGGCTTCACGACAGTTCCACTCTTTCTTGATCTCTTTGCGTTTTGG CTCGTTCCCGAAAGTGCTCGCTTCTATGTCGCTAGCGGCGAAATGAAAAAAGCGCGTGCCGTTCTTGAAAAGGTGGCACGAACCAATAAGAAATCCTTACCTCCAGGCCGTCTCGTTTCTGACAAAGAGAGGACAAGGGAATGGTTGGTGACTGCAAGCACAAGCAAAGGAAAcccgaaaaagaaaatgactgCTAACGGGGCATACATTGGAGGCGATCTGGATGGTATCGCTGGAGGCGATCTGAGTGATGATTACGATGATTACGATGATTCCGAGAAAATAAGGCTCATCTCAAagccaaaagaagaagaagactaTAAAAAG TCGCGTGGAAACCTAAAAGATCTGTTCGCGTCCAGAGAGCTAAAAATTACTACCTGTCTGCTTTGGTTCATTTGGTTTGGCGCCGCTTTTGGCTACTACGGAATCGTTCTCTTGACAACAGAAATGCTGGAAATCATTAAAGATTTGACCGCAAGAAACTTGACCGACGGCACATTTATGCCCTGTCACG ACTTCTCGCTTGCTTCGAATATGACCAATGAAACCAAATGCAGTCCGTTAGTCACCGAAGACTATTTACACATGCTATGGACAACATCTGCTGAACTTCCTG GCATTCTCTTGACGGCTTTTATTATTGAAAGAAttggaagaaagaagacaatGGCCGCCGAATTTGCTGGTTGCATTATTGGTTTCTTTCTCATGTATATCTGTCCTGTTGACAA GTACCTTCTCATGTTTTTTGTCTTCCTGGTGCGAGGTCTCGTCACCGGCGCCTTTCAAGCGGCCTACGTTTACACCCCAGAG GTTTATCCAACTTCTATGCGGGCCATCGGTTTGGGAATGTGTAGCACCGTGGCTCGGCTAGGATCGATGTCAACTCCATTCATTGCTCAG GTTCTTACGCGTAAGTCGCTTCGTGGAACAGAGGGCACGTATGCTGGGGTCTTTTTCTTGGCGGGAATCTGCTCCCTTCTGCTACCTATCGAGACAaagggaaagagaatgaag gacgtcgtcaaaatAAATCGCAAGACCTAA
- the LOC136187300 gene encoding putative transporter svop-1 isoform X2 → MFSQSTRRSKRADSAGFKSACLSLQVVDAMEIMLLAVLGPAARCEYNLTAVEEGLITTSVFIGNFLGAGVWGALMDRYGRKKGLFVVCIFVCTMGLLSAFSFSYWYLLLTRGLIGFGISGGAQAVTFYSEFLPAKQRAYCLLLIQVFFAMGTLFEVILALVVMVYANLGWHYLLGFTTVPLFLDLFAFWLVPESARFYVASGEMKKARAVLEKVARTNKKSLPPGRLVSDKERTREWLVTASTSKGNPKKKMTANGAYIGGDLDGIAGGDLSDDYDDYDDSEKIRLISKPKEEEDYKKSRGNLKDLFASRELKITTCLLWFIWFGAAFGYYGIVLLTTEMLEIIKDLTARNLTDGTFMPCHDFSLASNMTNETKCSPLVTEDYLHMLWTTSAELPGILLTAFIIERIGRKKTMAAEFAGCIIGFFLMYICPVDKYLLMFFVFLVRGLVTGAFQAAYVYTPEVYPTSMRAIGLGMCSTVARLGSMSTPFIAQVLTRKSLRGTEGTYAGVFFLAGICSLLLPIETKGKRMKDVVKINRKT, encoded by the exons atgtTTTCACAGTCGACGAGGCGATCGAAGCGTGCGGATTCGGCTGGTTTCAAGTCCGCTTGTCTGTCTTTGCAG GTTGTTGATGCGATGGAAATTATGCTGCTCGCTGTTCTGGGTCCAGCTGCTCGCTGCGAGTATAACCTAACTGCGGTGGAGGAAGGACTTATTACAACT TCTGTTTTTATCGGAAATTTCCTTGGTGCCGGAGTATGGGGAGCTCTAATGGATAGATACGGTCGAAAAAAG GGCTTATTTGTTGTTTGCATATTTGTTTGCACGATGGGGCTTCTGAGTGCCTTCTCGTTCAGTTATTGGTATTTGCTACTCACACGCGGTCTCATCGGCTTCGGCATATCAGGAGGTGCCCAGGC AGTTACATTCTATTCCGAATTTCTACCAGCAAAGCAAAGGGCCTATTGCCTCTTACTAATTCAG GTCTTTTTTGCTATGGGAACGCTGTTTGAAGTCATCCTTGCTCTGGTCGTTATGGTTTACGCCAACCTAGGCTGGCACTATTTGCTTGGCTTCACGACAGTTCCACTCTTTCTTGATCTCTTTGCGTTTTGG CTCGTTCCCGAAAGTGCTCGCTTCTATGTCGCTAGCGGCGAAATGAAAAAAGCGCGTGCCGTTCTTGAAAAGGTGGCACGAACCAATAAGAAATCCTTACCTCCAGGCCGTCTCGTTTCTGACAAAGAGAGGACAAGGGAATGGTTGGTGACTGCAAGCACAAGCAAAGGAAAcccgaaaaagaaaatgactgCTAACGGGGCATACATTGGAGGCGATCTGGATGGTATCGCTGGAGGCGATCTGAGTGATGATTACGATGATTACGATGATTCCGAGAAAATAAGGCTCATCTCAAagccaaaagaagaagaagactaTAAAAAG TCGCGTGGAAACCTAAAAGATCTGTTCGCGTCCAGAGAGCTAAAAATTACTACCTGTCTGCTTTGGTTCATTTGGTTTGGCGCCGCTTTTGGCTACTACGGAATCGTTCTCTTGACAACAGAAATGCTGGAAATCATTAAAGATTTGACCGCAAGAAACTTGACCGACGGCACATTTATGCCCTGTCACG ACTTCTCGCTTGCTTCGAATATGACCAATGAAACCAAATGCAGTCCGTTAGTCACCGAAGACTATTTACACATGCTATGGACAACATCTGCTGAACTTCCTG GCATTCTCTTGACGGCTTTTATTATTGAAAGAAttggaagaaagaagacaatGGCCGCCGAATTTGCTGGTTGCATTATTGGTTTCTTTCTCATGTATATCTGTCCTGTTGACAA GTACCTTCTCATGTTTTTTGTCTTCCTGGTGCGAGGTCTCGTCACCGGCGCCTTTCAAGCGGCCTACGTTTACACCCCAGAG GTTTATCCAACTTCTATGCGGGCCATCGGTTTGGGAATGTGTAGCACCGTGGCTCGGCTAGGATCGATGTCAACTCCATTCATTGCTCAG GTTCTTACGCGTAAGTCGCTTCGTGGAACAGAGGGCACGTATGCTGGGGTCTTTTTCTTGGCGGGAATCTGCTCCCTTCTGCTACCTATCGAGACAaagggaaagagaatgaag gacgtcgtcaaaatAAATCGCAAGACCTAA